One window from the genome of bacterium encodes:
- a CDS encoding co-chaperone GroES: MAKNEKPGLKPLGDRIVVLPEGKGEEKKLASGIIIPESVDKEKPAKGTVVAVGPGKYDDGKLQPMQVKTGDTVLFSKYGYDEVKVDGEEYYILSESSVLAVVSK, translated from the coding sequence ATGGCAAAAAACGAAAAACCAGGATTGAAGCCCCTTGGCGACCGCATCGTCGTCCTGCCTGAGGGGAAGGGAGAGGAAAAGAAACTCGCGTCGGGCATCATCATTCCCGAGTCGGTCGACAAGGAAAAGCCGGCCAAGGGCACCGTGGTCGCGGTCGGCCCCGGCAAATACGACGACGGGAAGCTCCAGCCGATGCAGGTGAAAACGGGAGACACGGTGCTTTTCTCGAAATACGGCTATGACGAGGTGAAGGTGGACGGCGAGGAATACTACATCCTCTCGGAATCCTCGGTACTGGCGGTCGTTAGCAAATAA
- the secG gene encoding preprotein translocase subunit SecG produces MEALTWLLPYAEIVLSLLLILGIVLQQRGASLGGAFGGDNFASTFYKRRGAERFLFRATIAVAVLFVATAIANFLV; encoded by the coding sequence ATGGAGGCACTGACTTGGCTTTTGCCCTACGCAGAGATCGTCCTGTCCCTTCTCCTCATCCTCGGCATCGTGCTCCAGCAGCGCGGTGCGAGCCTTGGCGGAGCGTTCGGGGGCGATAACTTTGCATCGACTTTTTACAAGCGCCGCGGCGCGGAGCGTTTCCTGTTCCGCGCGACTATCGCGGTCGCTGTACTATTCGTCGCCACGGCGATAGCGAACTTCCTCGTCTGA